DNA from Solanum stenotomum isolate F172 chromosome 3, ASM1918654v1, whole genome shotgun sequence:
CCTTTTGTTCATAATTTGGCTCCATGTGGTTATACTGGGGAGCCTTGACggaataattaaaattattgtcATGTGATCATGAAGTTAGAGGTTCGAGTTGTCGCAACACAATAAACCTATGTGATCTGACctccataattttatttttctttttttccatgTGGTTTAATTTACTGAAATCCCTAGCTAGTTAGATCTGAGTCAGAAGTGGagtattattttcttttgttaaaagAATATGGACAATGAGAATCTCTGCCTCTTTGTTAGTAAATATGTTattcaaattaatattatacgccgaaagtaagaaaataaaagtaaaaaatgaacaTTGGTTGAGAAAAATATTGTCAGTAAAATAGGCAAGTACAGAAAAACGCCTCATATCTTCTATTTATGTCGTTATCTTCCTTTAAGTTTATGACTCAAAACATAGAAGAGGGCCAATAGCCAAACAGGTGAAAATGGGCACAAGAAATGTCAAGCTCAACATTTTtctcctcttcatcttcttcttcttcttgtcttcTTCCTACACTGTAAGTATAACTAACTACCTTAtacttgcattttaaaaaaaattattattctcaCTCGAAACGTTAAGTATTATTGATAAGTTGGTATTTTAGTGAACTTATGCTACTTTTTAACGATAATTTCATGTCGCTAGCTGAATAGATGGTTGTAAACTTTTCTAATTTGTCTCTTGTTATtacatttgaattttatttttgtaggtTTATTCATTGGCGCAAACAAATGCACAAATTAGAAAGAATTCATTAATACCTAAAGAAAATCCATTTACAGTAAAAGCTTCACTTGTTCGATATTGGAACAAACAAATTTCCAATAAACTCCCTAAACCGGATTTCCTTTTTTCAAAAGCCTCACCGCTCTCCGCCGCGGACGCCGCCTTCTTCACAAATCTCGCAACCCAAAAGTCACTCTCCGGCCACATTTCCACCTTCTGCTCCTCAGCGAAATTGTTCTGTTTTTCTGAATCCAACCCATACCTTGACAATACCCCTAGTAAGGATGCAGATTTTGCCGTCTACAACAACAAGAAATTCGCAACCTATGGATCTGGACGGCTCGGCGGAGGAGACGGTTTCAAAAATTATTCCGACGGTATAAACTTCGCTACCGGAGAATTCACTAAATACAGCCGGAGCTCCACTGGCCATCATGAGGAATTCACGAGTTACGCCGCGGATGGAAATGTAGCTACTGGAAATTTTACATCCTACGCCGCGGGAGCTACCGGCGGCGGAGGAACTTTCCAGAGCTACATGCCACGTGTCAATGTACCGGATCTTCGATTCGCTTCTTACGATTCCGATGGTAATAATCATAAACTTTCGTTTAATAGCTACGTAAGTGATACGAATTCCGGAAGggaattttttataagttatgCGAAAAACGGAAATGGTGTTCCAGCTGAATTTACTACTTATGGTGATACATCAAATGTTATTGGATCATCGTTCAATGGCTATGGCGAATCGGGTAATGCTGCAAACGATTCGTTTAAGGCTTACTCATCAAATTCTAACAACCCgaataataatttcaagaattatGGTTCGGGCGGCAATAGTGGGATTGATAGTTTCGAAAGTTATAGGGATGCAGCAAATGCAGGTAGTGACACATTTACGTCTTATGCAAGGGGTTCGAATACAGGCAAGGTGAATTTTTTGAATTACGGAAAATCATTTAACGAAGGAAAGGATATTTTCAAAGGATATGGTAGTCAAGGAGCTAAATTTCCTTCCgttgggtttaaggtttatggcgtaaacaattcattcaaagagTACTCTCCAAAGGGTGTCAATTTTGCTGGTTACACAAAAAAAACCGGTTCATTGAAGACCAGTGGCAAAACTGTGAATAAATGGGTAGAAGAGGGTAAATTTTTTCGAGAATCCATGTTGAAAGAAGGGACCGTGATGAAAATGCCTGACATTCGTGACAAAATgcccggaaggtcatttttgccCCGGACAATTTCGTCTAAATTACCGTTTTCTACCAAGGAGTTGACCGAGGTCAAGTCGATTTTCCACGCACAGGAGAACTCCACCATGGAGCATGTGATCGGGAACACGCTCGCAGAGTGCGAGCGTGCTCCTAGCCCAGGCGAGACAAAGCGATGTGTGGCGTCCATTGAGGACATGATCGACTTTGCGGTCTCGGTTTTAAGCCACAATGTGGTGGTGAGGACAACCGATAACGTAGCCGGATCAACGGGAGAAGTCATGATCGGAAAGGTCAAGGGAATCAACGGCGGAAGAGTGACGAAATCAGTGTCATGCCATCAAAGTCTGTACCCTTACCTACTGTATTACTGCCACTCAGTTCCAAAAGTGAGGGTCTACCAAGCAGACATTCTTAACGTGGACACAAAGGCTAAGATAAATCATGGTGTTGCCATTTGTCATGTCGACACGTCATCATGGAGTCCAGGTCACGGTGCTTTCATGGCATTAGGGTCGGGTCCGGGTCTTATTGAAGTTTGCCATTGGATATTTGAGAATGATATGACTTGGGCCATGGCTGACTAGGCAATTGATTGCAATGACGTGGCTATTTACTAATccagtatttattttattgtaattttagtTTATATGTTGCCACAactctaaaatatattttgttgtcCCCACTATTTGTCGACAAGGTTTCGTATTGAAGGCATTTAATGATTGGATTTTCTCGTATTATATAATGAGTGAATATTACACTCTTTGCTACTTTAATATGACACTGTTTGATTcgacataaaaaaagaaagactagTATTAAACTTGTGATATTTAACTTGCCACAACATTATTATACctataaaaatttatcaaaaaggATCTAGAACTTATAAAAAGTTTTATGAGTTAGCAataatttcaaatgaaaaatatgagAAGTTCTTTATATGTGCTCACGGAGAATCGAATCTCCATACAAAAGGCCAGCTAAACTTAAATGAGTTCCTTTACTAATGTTGAACCTGCTCTCAATACCCTAGATCCGCCCCTGATATTAACCCCCCAAAAATGCATTCGGGAAGGAGAGCGGAGGTCTTAAATCAATGCAATTATTGCAATACCATAGCTTGCAAGTTGGAACAaactaaaagggaaaaaaaaaagtaacccATGAAATGAAACATGAGTAGTAtgtatttttgagaaagtaacaAAGGCAGCTGTGCACAGTAGTTTTTGTCTATGTTCATTATTTTGGAGTATAGTATGTTTAATGTTCTTTTTAGGTAAAAGATGATGGCTTTGATGATGGAATATATACGCACGCCTTAGGGGAATTGCTGTTTGTAGCAGTAAAAAGGGAAAGCATGCAAACAACTTTGAGTAGACTCAAAGGAATATAATGCATCATAATGTGACGTGTACAAATAAACAGAACCACAGCatggattgttttttttttcgtcAAACAAGTACGTACACTAATAATATGCATGATGAAACATAACTTCGACACTCATTGTCATTGATACTATAACTAGTaaaaaatcatggatcatgTATGAATACTAGTGGAAGAATTTTCTTATATATGACACTGTTTTGCCTCTAACTATGAAATATAGTGATAGTTTATGTACATGTACTTATGATTTATGAAATGTAAAAATAGTTTGTTTCAAAATGTAGCAGAATACATTGTATCCACGCACAAGTGTAACACACTGTGTTCCCACGCAAGCAAAAGAAATTGTATCCATGACATtcactattaaaatattattattttcttattgaaaTTTCCCATCTTGTATTTTTCCTGAGTTTTAAGatatacttaaaataacattctaGCTTGATTCAAATCCAGGTCTCACTAGTGGATTATCTAGCTTGTACCAACAACACAATAACACTCCTATGTTTTTCATGGGTGCATGTTAGTATGTCATAATTTTTGTTagtttctcaaaataaataaatatatatatatatatatatatacatgatttttttgAAGTTACCGTATGCACGTGCACCCTACCTACAAGGTGGGTCCGCCTTTGCTTCTATCATCGTCATAAACTACTTCACGCCCCTCAAAAAAATCACTTGTATTATGTCACTATATTTTTTGGAGATATATTACTATTTCGGACATAAAATAAGGTGTATTAGAAGGTAACATTAAAGCTGGCAATGGAGGACATTTTCAGAAGCAGcaacaagaacaaaaaaaaaaggaagaaatagaTTAGGGGAAGAAGGAACTCATTTAGGAAACCCTACTGAAGGGTCTTGTTTTTACTTACCTGGTCCGGTCACTTTTGGGCCAACCAGGACGCTCTTTTCTATTTGGAAACTAGCCCATGTTTAAGTATCAATAAAATGGACGACATgtccaaatttattttttttttaaaaatatta
Protein-coding regions in this window:
- the LOC125857866 gene encoding polygalacturonase 1 beta-like protein 3, which codes for MLASYRNLVSVYDSKHRRGPIAKQVKMGTRNVKLNIFLLFIFFFFLSSSYTVYSLAQTNAQIRKNSLIPKENPFTVKASLVRYWNKQISNKLPKPDFLFSKASPLSAADAAFFTNLATQKSLSGHISTFCSSAKLFCFSESNPYLDNTPSKDADFAVYNNKKFATYGSGRLGGGDGFKNYSDGINFATGEFTKYSRSSTGHHEEFTSYAADGNVATGNFTSYAAGATGGGGTFQSYMPRVNVPDLRFASYDSDGNNHKLSFNSYVSDTNSGREFFISYAKNGNGVPAEFTTYGDTSNVIGSSFNGYGESGNAANDSFKAYSSNSNNPNNNFKNYGSGGNSGIDSFESYRDAANAGSDTFTSYARGSNTGKVNFLNYGKSFNEGKDIFKGYGSQGAKFPSVGFKVYGVNNSFKEYSPKGVNFAGYTKKTGSLKTSGKTVNKWVEEGKFFRESMLKEGTVMKMPDIRDKMPGRSFLPRTISSKLPFSTKELTEVKSIFHAQENSTMEHVIGNTLAECERAPSPGETKRCVASIEDMIDFAVSVLSHNVVVRTTDNVAGSTGEVMIGKVKGINGGRVTKSVSCHQSLYPYLLYYCHSVPKVRVYQADILNVDTKAKINHGVAICHVDTSSWSPGHGAFMALGSGPGLIEVCHWIFENDMTWAMAD